In the Flavisolibacter tropicus genome, one interval contains:
- a CDS encoding energy transducer TonB, producing MIQFSKSLILGFLLFTSFEAFSQRTGQDSTIGCTFLDDVHASFPGSIETWNKYLLRKLNPAIAKQNGAPVGIYTVYVHFKITKVGSIDSVRATTNHGYGMEEEAVRVIQHAPKWSPAIKNAINVPEWKQHAITFTVSK from the coding sequence ATGATACAGTTTTCTAAGTCTCTTATTCTTGGCTTCTTATTGTTTACTTCTTTTGAGGCTTTTAGTCAAAGAACAGGACAAGACTCTACTATTGGTTGCACTTTTCTTGATGATGTTCACGCTAGCTTCCCGGGCAGTATTGAAACCTGGAATAAATACTTATTAAGAAAGTTGAATCCGGCTATTGCCAAGCAAAATGGAGCACCAGTAGGAATATATACTGTATATGTTCATTTTAAAATAACCAAAGTTGGTAGTATTGATAGTGTAAGGGCTACCACAAATCATGGCTACGGAATGGAAGAAGAAGCGGTGCGAGTGATACAGCATGCACCCAAATGGTCTCCGGCCATAAAGAATGCCATAAATGTACCGGAATGGAAGCAACACGCTATTACATTCACCGTATCCAAATAG